Proteins found in one Corynebacterium freneyi genomic segment:
- a CDS encoding HNH endonuclease: MKTTYAVSLSGWTVKGGGAMGVGGKRPDEVEWWRLEHHPGTKRVNGVERRIASYLYRNVEVGEKFTTDELRRKITVAGERNSDEHFQRRLRELRKDGWILPTQKELASLGPGEYLVQQKGWAPELGPRPRKELISNAVRNAVFARDGFTCQLCGERAGDVYADDPASTVRLTVGHIAAQAHGGSNSMENLRAECSRCNETKRDEGQAPEHVGHIWSSAVNLPLKDKKVLLSWLLSGARPRDKVEQIYVRTRLLSAEDRQRVIEKLRAATEK, translated from the coding sequence GTGAAGACAACTTATGCTGTGAGCCTATCGGGGTGGACGGTCAAAGGTGGAGGAGCGATGGGTGTGGGTGGTAAGCGGCCGGATGAGGTCGAGTGGTGGCGTCTTGAACATCATCCGGGCACCAAGAGGGTTAATGGAGTAGAGCGTCGGATCGCGTCGTACCTCTACCGAAACGTTGAAGTTGGCGAGAAGTTCACTACGGATGAGCTGCGCCGAAAGATCACGGTTGCCGGTGAGCGGAACTCGGATGAGCACTTCCAGCGGAGGCTGCGTGAATTGCGTAAAGACGGCTGGATTTTGCCCACCCAGAAGGAGCTGGCCAGCCTCGGACCGGGGGAGTATCTGGTGCAGCAAAAAGGCTGGGCCCCTGAGCTTGGCCCTCGCCCCAGAAAGGAGCTGATTTCCAACGCGGTACGAAACGCGGTGTTCGCTAGGGATGGCTTCACTTGCCAGTTGTGCGGTGAGCGAGCCGGTGATGTCTACGCTGATGATCCAGCAAGTACAGTGCGTTTGACGGTTGGCCATATCGCTGCCCAGGCGCACGGTGGCAGCAACTCGATGGAAAACCTGCGTGCTGAGTGCTCCCGCTGCAACGAGACTAAGCGTGATGAAGGTCAAGCTCCGGAGCACGTCGGCCACATTTGGTCGTCTGCGGTGAACCTCCCGCTGAAGGACAAGAAGGTGCTTCTTTCGTGGCTCCTGTCTGGTGCGCGCCCCCGTGACAAGGTCGAACAAATCTATGTGCGAACGCGGCTGCTCAGTGCGGAGGACCGTCAGCGTGTCATCGAGAAACTGCGTGCAGCGACGGAAAAGTAA
- a CDS encoding NaeI family type II restriction endonuclease: MRDLILKADPDGTRFAQTFRSSYDRLYNGQWTGRYSWDQLYKTEKTHFGTLIEIAIRQEFDDIIDDGVQDHLDYRISGVDVDCKFSMGKAQWMIPVECVGEIIIGLHASDEASTWSLCVERATEDRLTQGGNRDRKRSFTKAAKADIQWLFEDAALPVNRLLHLPQPDRDAIFEPRSGQKRVCELFRRTLGLTVNRESIAAVAEQKDYMKRVRGNGGARGLLQSEGIVVLSGKYRNQASIVEQLVGEQLMPEELMSLRLVPAAASDPEPRVEISGGWWRVAHPGDPVVAAPVVRDAT; the protein is encoded by the coding sequence GTGCGGGATCTGATTCTCAAAGCGGATCCTGATGGGACACGGTTCGCTCAGACTTTTCGGTCGTCGTATGACCGGCTCTATAACGGGCAGTGGACCGGCCGCTACTCGTGGGATCAGCTCTACAAGACCGAAAAGACGCACTTCGGCACGCTGATTGAGATCGCCATCCGCCAGGAGTTCGACGACATCATCGATGACGGTGTCCAGGACCATCTCGACTACCGCATCTCCGGTGTCGATGTCGACTGCAAGTTCTCGATGGGCAAGGCCCAGTGGATGATCCCTGTGGAATGTGTCGGTGAGATCATCATTGGACTTCATGCTTCGGATGAAGCCTCTACATGGAGCTTGTGTGTCGAGCGGGCGACCGAGGATCGGTTGACGCAAGGTGGCAATCGCGACCGCAAGCGGTCTTTCACGAAGGCGGCTAAGGCAGACATTCAATGGCTTTTCGAAGATGCGGCGTTGCCGGTCAACCGGTTGCTTCATCTTCCTCAGCCTGACCGAGACGCGATCTTCGAGCCACGGTCCGGCCAAAAACGAGTGTGTGAGCTTTTTCGGCGGACACTCGGCTTGACCGTTAACCGGGAGTCCATTGCCGCTGTGGCGGAGCAAAAGGACTACATGAAGCGTGTCCGGGGCAACGGTGGTGCCCGGGGGCTGCTTCAGTCGGAGGGGATCGTTGTGCTTTCGGGGAAGTACCGGAACCAGGCCAGTATTGTCGAGCAACTCGTGGGGGAGCAGCTTATGCCGGAAGAGTTGATGTCGCTGAGGCTCGTCCCCGCGGCGGCCAGCGATCCGGAGCCGCGGGTTGAGATCAGTGGGGGCTGGTGGCGGGTGGCACATCCGGGAGACCCTGTGGTGGCGGCACCTGTCGTGCGAGATGCGACGTAG
- a CDS encoding DNA cytosine methyltransferase — protein sequence MSELVSLEICAGAGGQALGLEQAGFRHVGAVENDEHACQTLRINRDHDGLEPEHRWNVMEMDVHDLDGRDYQGIDLFAGGVPCPPFSIAGKQLGADDERDLFPKALEIVADARPRAVLLENVRGLSQPRFASYRKQILDRLHELGYYTEWHLIHAAEHGVAQLRPRFVLVAVEQKYQGGFIWPEANPNPPTVGEVLRDQMASNGWPGADAWAERADGIGPTLVGGSKKHGGPDVGPTRARQGWAKLGVKGSSIAEEAPAPDFPLDEMPRLTVKMGALIQGFPPEWEFYGRKTAAWRQVGNAFPPPVARALGGSIARALGQ from the coding sequence GTGAGTGAACTTGTCTCGTTGGAGATTTGCGCGGGTGCCGGTGGGCAGGCGCTTGGTCTGGAGCAAGCTGGTTTCCGGCATGTCGGAGCCGTTGAAAATGATGAGCATGCATGCCAGACCTTACGTATCAACCGTGACCACGATGGGTTGGAACCCGAGCACCGCTGGAACGTCATGGAAATGGATGTCCATGACCTCGATGGTCGCGACTACCAGGGCATTGATCTCTTTGCCGGCGGAGTCCCTTGCCCACCGTTCTCTATCGCGGGCAAGCAGCTAGGTGCCGACGATGAGCGAGACCTCTTCCCCAAGGCGCTCGAGATCGTTGCCGATGCCCGGCCGCGTGCGGTTCTGCTGGAGAACGTTCGAGGCCTTTCACAGCCGCGCTTCGCGTCATACCGAAAGCAGATCCTCGACCGTCTTCATGAGTTGGGTTACTACACCGAATGGCACCTGATCCATGCTGCTGAACATGGTGTCGCGCAGCTGCGGCCTCGATTTGTGCTCGTAGCGGTCGAGCAGAAGTACCAGGGAGGCTTCATCTGGCCAGAAGCCAACCCGAACCCGCCAACCGTGGGTGAGGTTCTCAGGGATCAGATGGCTTCGAATGGTTGGCCAGGAGCTGACGCGTGGGCGGAACGTGCTGATGGGATTGGGCCGACGCTTGTTGGCGGTTCCAAGAAGCATGGCGGTCCTGATGTGGGCCCGACCCGTGCCCGCCAAGGGTGGGCCAAGCTCGGCGTCAAGGGCAGCTCGATCGCGGAAGAAGCGCCGGCGCCGGACTTTCCGCTTGATGAGATGCCCCGTCTTACTGTCAAGATGGGGGCATTGATTCAAGGCTTCCCGCCAGAGTGGGAGTTCTATGGCCGGAAGACTGCCGCCTGGCGTCAGGTTGGAAACGCCTTTCCGCCGCCGGTTGCGCGAGCACTGGGTGGGAGCATTGCTCGGGCTTTGGGGCAATAG